A window from Montipora capricornis isolate CH-2021 chromosome 7, ASM3666992v2, whole genome shotgun sequence encodes these proteins:
- the LOC138058164 gene encoding uncharacterized protein, translated as MPPKRSARLSASASKPPAAKKQKRGRKSSATVSREEVATPSTANVTLPAIPPDLVEQIVNRVADEVSRRMASGTGGLPSNTNALKEVPVIDMTAAGSAANGISPLVQGSINAVQKNLTGTDFQTVGSTSHGPIPHRDTPVSAASELAAIVSTLMQSSLQPSSLPTYKRAWRLYNQFLHSTFRGLSVALPISPPNLALFIAYMFDNHYAPSTVNTYISALGYSHKLSGYPDPSKVFFIMQMLKGYGKLGARLDSRLPITLPMLHRILEAASSFSSSKYQICQFQAMCSIAFHAFLRVGEMTSTTGLGPRPLQIHQVVQLVNDSNTIVSLKIVFEDFKHSYNQPPSSMVINRVPIFCPVQLMLDYLALRGNKHGHPVSRANFTDQLSLAIKFCGLNPARYKGHSFRIGAASHAADRGLSDAQIRVLGRWKSNAFHRYIRIPSVST; from the exons ATGCCTCCAAAGCGTTCAGCCCGGCTTTCAGCTTCCGCCTCTAAGCCACCAGCGGCCAAGAAACAGAAGAGGGGCAGGAAGTCATCTGCCACTGTTTCCAGGGAAGAGGTGGCTACTCCTTCAACAGCCAATGTAACTCTGCCTGCAATTCCACCAGATCTTGTCGAACAAATTGTTAACAGGGTGGCAGACGAAGTTTCGAGACGCATGGCAAGTGGTACTGGTGGTCTACCGTCCAATACCAACGCACTGAAAGAGGTGCCTGTCATAGACATGACAGCAGCAGGGTCAGCAGCGAATGGCATTTCTCCCCTTGTTCAGGGCTCAATCAACGCAGTTCAGAAGAACCTTACAG GTACAGACTTTCAGACAGTTGGCTCCACCTCACATGGACCAATCCCCCACAGAGATACCCCTGTATCTGCAGCCTCAGAACTGGCAGCCATAGTTTCAACCCTTATGCAATCGAGCCTGCAGCCGTCATCCCTTCCTACCTACAAAAGGGCTTGGAGGCTGTATAATCAGTTTTTACATTCAACGTTTCGAGGGTTATCTGTGGCACTTCCCATTTCACCTCCTAATTTAGCACTATTCATTGCATATATGTTTGATAATCATTATGCTCCATCCACAGTGAATACATATATTTCTGCCTTAGGGTATTCACACAAGTTATCTGGATATCCAGACCCTTCTAAGGTTttctttattatgcaaatgtTAAAAGGCTATGGTAAGCTTGGAGCCCGTTTGGATAGTCGGTTGCCAATTACTCTTCCGATGTTACATAGGATCTTGGAAGCTGCCTCAAGTTTTTCAAGTTCGAAGTATCAAATTTGTCAATTTCAAGCTATGTGCTCCATTGCTTTTCATGCTTTTCTTAGAGTAGGTGAAATGACCTCCACAACAGGCCTTGGTCCTCGACCTTTACAAATTCATCAAGTAGTTCAGCTGGTGAATGACTCCAATACCatagtttctttaaaaattgtttttgaggATTTTAAACACAGTTATAACCAGCCGCCTTCTTCTATGGTCATTAATCGTGTACCCATTTTCTGTCCAGTTCAGTTGATGTTGGATTATTTGGCTCTACGGGGTAACAAACATGGTCATCCAGTTTCTCGAGCCAATTTTACTGATCAGCTGTCTTTGGCGATTAAATTCTGTGGGCTCAACCCTGCTCGTTATAAGGGACATAGTTTTCGGATTGGGGCTGCATCTCATGCTGCAGATCGGGGTTTGTCTGATGCCCAGATACGAGTTTTGGGCAGGTGGAAGTCTAATGCTTTTCATCGATATATTCGTATTCCTTCTGTATCAACGTAG
- the LOC138058165 gene encoding dual specificity tyrosine-phosphorylation-regulated kinase 2-like, with product MITTSQRKPLPVSKRSTGGDAIYVDRNSNADVLPPLKPSTKSNVKPHESSISGALPLVGGVQVQQLFEEETNQQNKSKIVNEKQGLPAVHRPVSVSGNGSPASGRRSSMNGSGTLKSRGLPMTPEAAMKQFMQKLTSFERHEIFNYPQIWFVGPNAKKRQGVVGGANNSGYDDDQGSYIQVPHDHIAYRYEVVKIIGKGSFGQVVKAYDHKTQTNVALKMVRNEKRFHRQAQEEIRILEHLRKQDKDNNHNIIHMLEHFTFRGHVCMTFELLSMNLYELIKKNKFQGFSLQLVRKFAHSILQCSDALYRNRIIHCDLKPENILLKQQGRSGIKVIDFGSSCYEHQRIYTYIQSRFYRAPEVILGARYGMAIDMWSFGCILAELLTGYPLFPGEDEGDQLACIIELLGMPSQKLLDGSKRSKNFINSKGHPRYCTATTLPDGSTVLTGGRSRHGKTRGPPGSKTFTTALKGCDDAQFIDFLQRCLEWDPTQRMTPSQALRHPWLRRRLPRAPDANSNEKSGFQRQNSSSGVAKLPPAAPTSGKAKPRRPIEEIVDDGTDSAKLNTRTVLPKIVGR from the coding sequence ATGATAACAACTAGTCAACGGAAACCTTTGCCGGTTTCTAAGCGTAGTACGGGAGGGGATGCGATTTATGTTGATAGGAATAGTAACGCGGACGTTTTGCCACCTTTGAAACCGTCGACGAAAAGCAATGTTAAACCACATGAATCGAGCATTTCTGGAGCTCTTCCCCTTGTTGGAGGGGTTCAAGTGCAGCAgctgtttgaagaagaaactaATCAACAGAATAAGAGCAAGATCGTGAATGAAAAGCAAGGTCTTCCGGCAGTTCACAGACCAGTTTCTGTCTCGGGAAACGGGTCGCCAGCGTCGGGAAGAAGATCTAGCATGAATGGCTCCGGAACGCTCAAATCTCGAGGGTTACCGATGACTCCAGAGGCGGCTATGAAACAGTTCATGCAAAAGCTAACTAGTTTTGAACGTCACGAAATCTTCAATTATCCGCAAATCTGGTTTGTTGGGCCAAACGCGAAGAAACGTCAGGGTGTGGTTGGTGGAGCAAACAACAGCGGGTATGATGACGATCAGGGCTCGTATATCCAAGTTCCTCACGACCACATAGCTTACCGCTATGAAGTTGTGAAAATTATTGGTAAAGGAAGCTTTGGACAAGTTGTGAAAGCCTATGATCACAAGACGCAAACCAACGTCGCGCTCAAAATGGTGCGTAACGAGAAACGATTCCATCGGCAAGCTCAAGAAGAAATCAGGATTCTGGAACATTTGCGAAAGCAAGACAAGGATAATAATCACAATATTATTCATATGCTTGAACATTTCACATTTCGTGGACATGTTTGTATGACATTCGAACTTCTGAGTATGAACCTGTATGAGCTTATCAAGAAGAACAAATTTCAAGGGTTTAGTTTACAGCTGGTTCGAAAATTCGCACATTCTATTCTGCAGTGTAGCGATGCACTGTATCGCAATCGAATTATTCACTGCGATTTAAAACCAGAGAACATTTTGCTAAAACAACAGGGTAGGAGTGGAATTAAAGTGATCGACTTTGGCTCTAGTTGCTACGAGCATCAGCGTATTTATACATATATTCAAAGCAGATTTTATCGCGCACCCGAAGTGATTCTTGGCGCTCGGTATGGCATGGCAATCGATATGTGGAGTTTTGGATGCATTTTGGCCGAGCTCTTAACAGGATATCCTTTGTTTCCCGGTGAAGATGAAGGAGATCAACTTGCCTGTATAATAGAACTCTTAGGAATGCCATCTCAGAAGCTATTAGACGGATCTAAGCGCTCGAAAAACTTCATTAATTCTAAAGGTCATCCAAGGTACTGTACAGCAACCACTCTACCAGACGGAAGCACAGTTCTAACTGGTGGTCGCTCAAGACACGGAAAAACACGGGGACCACCTGGCTCCAAAACATTTACAACCGCTTTGAAAGGTTGCGATGATGCCCAATTCATCGATTTTCTTCAGAGATGTTTAGAATGGGATCCAACTCAGAGAATGACCCCTTCGCAAGCGCTTCGACATCCTTGGCTTCGCCGGCGATTGCCAAGGGCGCCAGATGCGAACTCCAACGAGAAGAGCGGTTTTCAGCGGCAAAATTCTAGCTCAGGTGTTGCTAAACTGCCACCAGCTGCTCCAACGTCCGGTAAAGCGAAGCCTCGAAGACCTATCGAAGAAATTGTGGATGATGGTACCGATTCTGCCAAGCTCAACACAAGAACTGTTCTTCCAAAAATAGTCGGGAGATGA